A region of the Labeo rohita strain BAU-BD-2019 chromosome 5, IGBB_LRoh.1.0, whole genome shotgun sequence genome:
tacattttgcatttttattcaactaatgtaaaaaaaaaaagttacgggCATACTGTGATCTGTACTGTATTCTTTACTGTAACTGGCAGATTCCggccaaaaaaacataatacggGAGTGGGAGGGAATGGGAGTCATTCTTCCGGGATTGGGATGGGACGGGATTTTCTCCCAGTTTTTTCGTGGGATTGGGATgggatgggattttttttttttgtgggagtGGGACGGGAGAGATTTGAAAATCCACTCCCGTGTCACCCtctaatatacacacacacacacacacacacacacacacacacatacatatatatgtgccctccactaatattggcacccttggtaaatatgagcaaaggtggctgtgagaataaatctgcattgtttatctttttaatatttcattaaaaaaaattcacaatattctaacctatcatttaagtaaaaccatggaaagcagggggaaaatcactttatgaaataaatgtttttctgtagttcatgttgaccacaattattggcacccaattattgcaacgtcCTTTATTCAGGATgacagctctgagttttctcctttaatgcctaaagagtttggagaacacctgacaagagatcagagaccattccttcgtacagaaactcttcagatccttcagtttcccagctccatgctggtgcttcttctcttcagttcacctcacgcattttctatagggttcaggtcaggcaactgggacggccatggcagaagcttcattttatgctcagtgacacatttttgtgttgattttgatgtttgatttggatcattgtcctgatggaggatccaaccacagctcgTTATAGAACgtctaacagatgcagtcaggtttacattttttatctgttggtgtttgctagaatccatgatgccatgtatctgaacaagatgtccaggatctctggcaggaaaataagcccacaacattaaagatccagcagtatatttaaccgtggaTATGGGatactttttgtaccaaacccatttggtgggtttgctgccagaaagctctttttttttttttttttttagtttcatctgaccacagaagccagtcctatttgaaattcaagttgtgtctgacaactgaatatgctggagtttgtttttggatgagcaaggaggatttttcttaaaaccctcctgaacaacatttggtgacgtaggggctgtttgaattttttttttagtcttctGACCCCAAGACTCTAATTATTTCTGCAGttctcctactgtgatccttggacagtctttggacacttaaactctcctcctcaccatgcattaggacgatatagacacacatccttttccaggcagatttgtaacatctttagttgattggaaatcttaattattgtcgatggaaattgggattttcaattccttagctcttttcttacagccactttctattctgtgaagctcaacaatcttgttctgcacatcagaactgtattatttggttttattccttgtgatggatgattaaggaaatttggcctttgtgctcctcatatttataatcctgtgaaacaggaagttattgctggataatatcatactcctagtcattctagtgtgctaaataaatgcaaatatgaatgggaatatacttcagagatattttactctcattataatttctaagggtgccaataattgtgcccaccATGCATATGAgaagaacatttatttcataacgtaagtttccccccacttttaattgttttacttcaatgaaaggttagcattttgtgaattttttgaatgtaagatcataaagataaacaaagcagaattattttcatagccgtctttgctcatatttacctagggtgccaatattagtggagggcactgtatatatatatatatatatatatatatatatatatatttaggggTGTGAAGAGACGCTTAtcacacgagactgggttcacgagaacgagatgagacaagatttttaaacttttcttaataaatcctcaatgatgaaatatatagggaaaatagtcttttctTCAACTGAAAAGGGCAAAATGCgaaaaaatgtaagtttattttgaactttatgaaattaaccTTGCATTTTAATGAACTATATGCactaataaacaacatttaaacaagatcTTCaggattctggataaattgagaataccagttgtttttaataaactggaGACCATAATTCTCTCATGAttctagagaaaaaaaagattagaaatctaaacaaaaatgacgtaatttactagtggttctgacaaactgttcattgcttaagtcttttaaaaacatatattcatttaaaaaaagaaaaaaaaaaagaaaaaatggagtcagtgtctcacttcattaagactttttTGACTATTGAAGTCTCCTGAATGAGTTATTTAATTACATACatgcagttgtcgccacctcctggcagAAGAAGATAAGCAATACGTACAAGTGTTAagattgtttaatttttatcgctactgtagacaatacatgtttatacccaaactataaacatttattccagttcttctattatttaaatgtctataaCACTAATCacaataatgattataatgcgGTTGAAAAggctgtttgtgttgctctttttgtgttcacatttaccccgacccactgattcattaacatgggcagcgacaaaacctgcttctcacgctccactcaCAATCGCAATGTGAAACAGTCATAATAGACAcagctaaatcgttgtcattcaggaataagatcgcatgggtgtttgaatcgatatcttgatattttaaggattaatcatGCAGCTTTAATGTAAACTGCTAAATATTCTGGGAGGATATCCTCACGACACATCGGATCTCATCACATCTATAtaataagcttttttaaaatttctaattaaaacaatagaataagaacaagtagaataagtaTAAGTTACCAATgcaatgaaatcagtattaacaaaattaggtgtattttcatatgtttaatgaggctggGAACATTCATGTTAAgatgaatgttttaaatataaaatttgaaatatagaaatattaaattaaaaaatcttaaattgaaattaaaataactgaaaagagactttaaaaattaaactaaaactgccagtaggtggtggcaaatcactgatttaattactgaatcattcattcatttgattcgttcaaacggatGTTAACGCATGTTCATTTATAAACGAAActccgctgtgtttgaatggagatgcgcaacAGCTCAGCTGTGACTGTTTCTATTTTTGAAGAttaaatagagcaaaatcaggcaatagtgttatagccagagaatgtaagtcacttaatattaatttcttgtttatttaactgttgtattaaatcaatatcttatATTTTCAAACTCCCCTTAAAAAAGCTGTCAACAAACTTAGTTCattgcgatctcacaaagtttcCTTATAATCAACGAatctctctacactgcacaatgaatctcttatttacactctctctacactttattTATGAAAGGATTCTGTCTGGTGAAATGGTCtcactgtagagccctgctgTCTCTAATTTATAGGGTGTCACATATTTTACCAAATGTGTTATAACTGCTGAAACTAAATCACAGTTATGACTCTTTACTTCTCTCAAGATTTTCTAAACTGGTCTAGATAGAGAGCAGGGTAAGAACCGAAGCACTCTCCAGCTTTAGAAAAAGGTGGTCAAACTCCTTGATAATTTTAATTTCTCAGATGCTTAAAAAATTGGTTTGAGACCACAAGATCATACTAGCTtttatgtttttggtttttattcACTGTAGACCACTGCTTTTCAGCTGTAAGCCTAAAGGACATCTCACCTCCAGAACTGGTATTGAAGAGCACTGCCAAAACAGTGTCATTGTGTGGcacattaatatataaaatatggctcatgcactcttaaaaataaaggtgcttcacaatgccatagaagaaccctttttttgtataaatggttccataaagaacctttaacatctgaagaactttgtttcacaaaaggttctttgtggtgaaagaaggttcatCAGAttctaaaaaggtaaaaaaaaagatggttctttaaagaacctttgactgaatggtatTTTTGTAGAACCgaaaatggttcttctaaggcatcgctgtgaagaaccttttaaagcacctttatttttaagagtgtagagtCAGATTTTGCAGTCAGAACTTTCCATTTAACgaacagatgtttttatttatttgcagtatTACAGCTGGTGGAGTAGCTACACAGAAGCCATCAACTACCTGATGACCGTTCCCAAATACCGCATCCAAGCTACTGAACTGGCCAAGCAGCAAGGTCTGCTAAATAGAACCAAAGAGAAGGGCAAGAACCGGCGCTCCAAAGAGGAGATCCGCGAAGAGGAGGAGCAGATTATCAGAGACATCATCAAGAACAAGATAGACATCAAAGGCGGCTATCAGAAGCCCAATATATCTGATATTCTGCTTTGTAAAATCATTCTGTTTCCGTACCATCTGTGCACCTACGTGGCGTGGAACTGCTCGTGGTTTTACCGTTTCACCATTCGCGGGGAGGAGTATGGGGACGAGGAGAGACTTTACATTATCCGCAAGCACATGAAGATGTCACAGGCTCAGTTTGATAGTCTGGACAGCAGCCTGAAAGAGACTTTCCTGAAGCAGCAGCTCTGGATCAAAGAGAATTATGAGGTTTGAGAAGATTtcattttgtaccttttttttttttttgccttttcttTCTACTGATCTACttccatattttattattttatttaaaatatatattttatataacaatttgaaccaaaaaaaaaaaagacagaaaatcaaagccataaatctaaacaagttgtgttctaaatttgaggttgatatctcaaaaattAGCTTTTAGTAAAATTTTGTTTGGGTGCGGTACCAAACTTTTCCCATTAGATTCCAGCAAAGCTCCACTGGCATACACAGCGGGGGGATGTGTGATTCGCAGTACAGTacaatttctctctctcaaacatTATAAGTgcccacacacaaaaaaatgatttaggACACACATACAAGccacactctgacatccataccaacatactcacacaattatagctgcatAATTTATCCAATTGACTCTATAATATGCATAAGCAGAAAACAAGAATAAAGGGAAACTATGCCAAACTTGAAAAAATGGCACcatctagtaaaaaaaaaaaaaaaaaaagtaaaaattttaattttgaagccTTGCCAACAAAATGAAAGCCTACTAACAAATAttgcatcattttacagttaaatgacCCTGGCATTCAGATTTGCAGTTTTAGTGTGTTTCAGTGAGCACGTTTTTGTCTGAAAGGAACTATTTTTTGTACCTACtgtaaaatagatttattaaaggaaatgagggtaaaatattaaaattccaataaaaatacacacctgaACCAAAAATTATGCAGTTAGCATTAGTGTTGTAAAATTTTTACTTTGATTCAGCATTTTATCAcctcttaaaaataattaattaattaattaattaattacatgcaagtgccactacacaggataatggtgaacaactactgagcctacaggtatgtagagatctttgctgTATTGGTAAGTTAGCTTAAAGCAACAATTTATGTTATGACttagtctttttttaatttttttttatttcatctttgttattaataataagagcCTAGATGCAAGTAACTAAATGACacctacaataaaacaaagacacaaattaaataaagagggctctatgaaatctgttttatttctttcctAAATTTCATTCCAATTCCAGCATGTctattaaaatcatgaaacttgcataatttaacagcaatttattaaaagtttaacaaaaatgaaatgcgttttattatttttctcaaattcagttttaaatttctgttttccattaattttctggattctattttaatcgtttcattacattttaataatcaaaagcatgtctaatgtatttataaagaataattatatttgataaaggattaatttattataggctattttttttttctttttttcagaaatactgggttgtgttttacaatttacaattttatggtaaatattccttaaacattgttttaattatatatttgttattagtagtagtactatctttacattaagtaatatattaatatgtttctgactgtcaagttgaaccaaacttttattttgacgggttgctgtgaagacctttagggtcttcattatatgacgctaattttctgcaaaagaaacggtaaaatgctcatgaagtgactctcagagcagatctagagattatgttcatattatcatgtactcatatattgaggcggcagagggtGAAAACACGTGAGcttgtatgtgtgtagtaaacaaaactgacacagacacgcagaaatacagcttttattaaaatgcattcttaaagtaccggtactagtaaaatgcggaatcgtacactttttaaaagcagggtatcatGATACGTTTTAAGTACCGGTATTTCGTGCAACACTAGTTAGCATTAACACAGGcaaaattctcaaaaaaaacgAAACTAAAATGGACTAAAATGTCCATGTGCACAAGTGTTAGGCTTGAGTGTGTGGTGTTTGTATCATTTGTGTTAAGCACTCCAGACTGACTGATTATACTGTGTTTATGAAAGGCCTACAAAGAGGAGCAGGAGGAggagatgaagatgaagatggcCACAGACTCACGATGGAAACGTTACAGGCGCTGGATGAAGAGTGAGGGGCCGGGACGCATCACTTTTGCTGACGATTGACCTCACTTGCTCAGAGCTCCGACCCAGATGCACGTCCAGCCTGAACAGCCTGAGCTTGTGTGTGTAATTACACACGGCTCTGTGCGCCCTTGTTTACAATAGACTGACAATGTGCACGTCATTTTCAAGGCTGCCTTTTCTCATGTAAGACTTTAAAGGCTTTTTAATTGTACCTTTGGAGGattatttgatttttcagtCATTTCATAGGAGGAAAGGACTGTGTTGGAGTCATAAAGAAAAATAACTGTGTAATAACATTGTGTGTTTTACCAGGAGGGATATGATCACAGGCTTTAGAAACCCAGTGTTATAGTTTGAAAAATGCCTCATTTCAAACACTGAAAGTCTTTGTCTCGCTTTTCTTTCTACATGTCTGCTATAAATGTTACATCATCTGATGCTGTGCTTGTTCCCTGAAGGCATatttttcctctttctctcttcccttttttatttaatttggtAAGTCGCATCAAATTTTTCAGTTACAGGCTTTGTGgtacttcaaaacaattttagcGTTTATGGTTATTCCTGTTCGTGAGCATCCTGGTTGTCATGCAATAGATTAATATTTCatcagtaatttattatattattatgtgtgCATAACCAAAGGTGCACATAGAAAAGTCTATTCCCCAAAGACTTTTCATTAGATCCAAGGTATTTTGTGTTTGACTATGTGCCTTCTATGAATGCTTGTAATTTCTTCTTTTCAGTGGAATTtcgaaattatttttttcctcgcCTGTAAGGATTCATTTTCCTGAAGTCTGTTTAGAAGAGACAATGCTATTAAAAGAACATCACAGAAAGTAGCACAAAaggagatttttatttttgttaattatgtCCTGCTCATTCTTTTTCCCATGGAATGTGATTATATCATGTCATCTGTAACGAAAGCAAGGCTGAGGTGAGAACAGAGAGATCACAAATTGATTGTTTGCATACAATCTCATTTTATCATCCCCAGATTCTTGACTCTAATTGTCTTGGTTAAGTATGTAATCCTGGAAATAGCTAACATTATCCAGCTGAGGAGTGTGATGTGACGCGTCAGCATTTCTGGGTCCAAACACTCTATCAGATCCCAAAAGCAAACAATAAATGGTGTTTGTATATATGAATAGTGTACTGTACTACATGATCCGTACACATTTATCTCTATGCCAAAATCTTAGTTTCTCAAGGCAGTGCAGACGTTTTCCATTTCACAAAAGGTATTTTTTAGTGGAAAAAgcttctttagattattaaaatgttcttcacactaagaaataatagttatttcaaacactgttCTCTAAACATTCATTAAACAATTAGCTTCACACTTCTGCTTTTAATTCTTCCATTGGCCCCATTTAATTCTAGTTCAATGCCACAGTTTTGTCGCAAGTTAAATTCAGTGCCATAATGccactttgtttttttcttcattttttcttttttatttagcttagCTTGTACGCTACAGATCGCATTTTAAGAATGATAATTAATctgctgaaaacaaaacaaaaacattatttttgaataattcaattcaattcaattaacaTGGTTTGTATGTTGctgtgaataaaaacattgtgcaGAATTAAAGCTAGAAAACTCAGAAAGTCTG
Encoded here:
- the dnajc25 gene encoding dnaJ homolog subfamily C member 25, which codes for MAASIELRLTFWLCLVFILGVSSVSALIEGLYCGTQSCYDVLGVSRDASKAEIGRAYRQLARKYHPDRYQPGESEDSRETAQQKFLLVATAYETLKDEDLRKDYDYMLDHPDEYYSHYYTYYRRRLAPKVDVRIVILVTICAISLFQYYSWWSSYTEAINYLMTVPKYRIQATELAKQQGLLNRTKEKGKNRRSKEEIREEEEQIIRDIIKNKIDIKGGYQKPNISDILLCKIILFPYHLCTYVAWNCSWFYRFTIRGEEYGDEERLYIIRKHMKMSQAQFDSLDSSLKETFLKQQLWIKENYEAYKEEQEEEMKMKMATDSRWKRYRRWMKSEGPGRITFADD